In Nymphaea colorata isolate Beijing-Zhang1983 chromosome 3, ASM883128v2, whole genome shotgun sequence, a genomic segment contains:
- the LOC116250511 gene encoding putative pentatricopeptide repeat-containing protein At5g08310, mitochondrial, translated as MGSFMQTSRFLSSFRDVNVFGGVRALSTISNYFNDLASSDSFEYFPVNPVYDLWSIFSKKPVQRNREEMLCVLGRTLTTETVESVLRELKCGWNCAYEFFLWAEKQDGFRHNRYTFNAMASILSRANQKSPLMVLVKNMVGSRCSMTAGSLGFLIRCLGSVGLADEANYVFDHAGMMHCVPSSYTYTCLLEALTKCRRYDSLEVRLKEMNDSGLRADKFTLTAVLQAYCNSGRLTEAMGILDKMCANGWADEHAFTILILGFSKSGAVDKAFELIEGMERMNLNLNKKTYHVLIHGFKQENRIDMALVLLDKMKEDGIGRDVGLYSVIIEDLCKNKEYFKAFNLYMEMRDSGLFPDKAIIGNLVAASCTEGKMEILEKLLEEAKILNIGSSIFIYNAVLEGFVACGEVEKARSLLQVMVASATGEPTEHILKTLSMVSLKLKGELPNVSSFSIVLGGLCKSSNLDSALELLKDMRRIGCKGNQLIYNNLIHELCNFDRFEEAQLVVKNMKDSGFEPNHFTYNSIFGCLCRRENVDGAIDLIKEMQTEGCEPWIKHCTLLVKKLCVRGKVIEACNFLDSMVQAGVQPDMIVYSTVIHGLCKKGELDNAVKLFHDMSKNGCIPDMVCHNILMHGFCKAGRIPEAENLLNEVLEKGLVPSVVSYNSIIDAWCKNERVDLALFWFSKMNSKARPPNVITYTTLVHGLCNSGRVEDALRLWNEMEKKGCSPNRIAYTALISGLCKCNRVHTALQFYRDMQIKGFDPDSFLFVELVNVFVVEEDFVAALSILREMIEKEKCPTPDEKSYVSLLKLLCKICEDDLSLVDVKTIIEQGCIPSVQSVDDLGVVTKMLTKN; from the coding sequence ATGGGTTCTTTCATGCAAACTAGTCGCTTCTTATCCTCATTTAGAGATGTAAACGTTTTTGGCGGGGTCCGCGCCCTTTCCACCATATCCAACTATTTTAATGACCTTGCGTCCTCCGACTCGTTTGAGTATTTCCCCGTCAATCCCGTTTATGATCTCTGGTCGATATTCTCCAAGAAACCAGTGCAAAGAAACCGCGAGGAGATGTTGTGTGTATTGGGGAGGACTCTCACCACTGAGACTGTGGAGTCTGTTTTGAGAGAGCTGAAGTGTGGATGGAATTGTGCCTACGAGTTCTTCTTGTGGGCTGAAAAACAAGATGGGTTTAGGCACAACCGTTATACCTTCAATGCCATGGCTTCAATTTTGTCTAGAGCTAACCAGAAGAGTCCATTGATGGTGCTGGTGAAGAACATGGTTGGGAGCAGGTGTTCCATGACGGCTGGATCATTGGGCTTCCTGATAAGGTGTTTGGGTAGCGTAGGATTGGCTGATGAAGCGAATTATGTGTTCGATCACGCTGGGATGATGCATTGTGTTCCTAGTAGCTATACCTATACTTGTTTGTTGGAGGCCTTGACAAAATGCAGGCGCTATGACTCACTGGAGGTCAGGTTGAAGGAGATGAATGATTCTGGTCTGAGAGCTGATAAGTTTACATTGACAGCCGTTCTTCAGGCATACTGCAATTCCGGGAGATTGACTGAAGCTATGGGAATTCTTGATAAGATGTGCGCTAATGGATGGGCTGATGAACATGCATTCACGATCCTGATTCTTGGATTTAGCAAATCTGGGGCCGTTGATAAGGCTTTTGAATTGATAGAAGGAATGGAGAgaatgaatctgaatttgaataagAAGACCTACCATGTTTTGATCCATGGGTTTAAGCAGGAAAATAGAATTGACATGGCTTTGGTGCTACTCGATAAGATGAAGGAAGATGGTATTGGAAGGGACGTGGGTTTATACAGTGTGATTATTGAGGATCTCTGTAAGAACAAAGAATATTTTAAAGCTTTTAATCTATATATGGAGATGAGGGACTCGGGGCTGTTTCCTGATAAAGCAATCATTGGTAATCTTGTAGCAGCATCATGTACAGAGGGAAAGATGGAAATTTTGGAGAAGTTGCTCGAAGAagcaaaaattttgaacataGGTAGCTCGATTTTCATTTATAATGCAGTTCTTGAAGGGTTTGTGGCGTGTGGTGAGGTGGAAAAAGCTCGATCACTTTTGCAAGTGATGGTGGCATCAGCAACAGGTGAGCCTACGGAACACATTTTGAAGACTCTAAGCATGGTGTCCTTGAAACTGAAGGGCGAGCTGCCAAATGTTTCTTCTTTTAGTATTGTTTTAGGCGGTTTATGTAAGAGCTCCAACTTGGACTCTGCCTTGGAGCTTTTGAAAGATATGCGAAGAATAGGATGTAAAGGAAATCAGCTGATTTACAATAATCTAATCCATGAACTATGCAACTTCGATAGGTTCGAGGAAGCTCAGCTTGTTGTAAAAAATATGAAGGACTCTGGCTTTGAGCCCAACCACTTTACTTACAATTCCATATTTGGTTGTCTTTGTAGAAGAGAGAATGTGGACGGTGCCATTGACCTGATTAAGGAGATGCAAACTGAGGGATGTGAACCATGGATAAAGCATTGTACCTTGCTTGTAAAGAAGTTATGTGTTAGAGGAAAGGTAATAGAAGCATGTAATTTCTTGGATAGCATGGTTCAAGCAGGAGTACAACCAGATATGATCGTCTATTCCACAGTTATACATGGACTGTGCAAAAAGGGAGAACTGGACAATGCTGTAAAGCTCTTCCATGACATGTCTAAAAATGGTTGTATTCCTGATATGGTGTGTCATAACATTCTCATGCATGGATTTTGCAAGGCTGGAAGAATACCTGAGGCTGAAAACCTTTTGAACGAGGTGTTGGAGAAGGGTCTCGTACCCTCAGTGGTTAGTTATAATTCAATAATTGATGCATGGTGCAAGAATGAGAGGGTTGACCTGGCACTTTTTTGGTTTTCCAAAATGAATTCTAAAGCAAGGCCGCCCAACGTGATTACTTACACGACTTTAGTGCACGGACTGTGCAATTCTGGAAGAGTGGAGGATGCCCTAAGGCTGTGGAATGAGATGGAAAAGAAAGGTTGTTCTCCAAACAGGATAGCATATACAGCTTTGATAAGTGGACTATGCAAGTGCAACAGAGTACATACTGCACTGCAGTTTTATCGTGACATGCAGATCAAGGGCTTCGATCCAGACTCCTTTCTCTTTGTAGAACTGGTAAATGTATTTGTGGTCGAGGAAGATTTTGTTGCAGCTTTAAGCATTTTGAGAGAGATGATTGAAAAAGAGAAGTGCCCTACTCCTGATGAAAAGTCTTACGTATCACTGTTGAAGTTACTGTGCAAAATATGTGAAGATGATCTCTCCCTTGTAGATGTGAAAACTATTATTGAACAGGGATGCATTCCGTCAGTACAGAGTGTTGATGATCTTGGGGTTGTTACGAAAATGTTGACAAAAAATTGA